One region of Chanodichthys erythropterus isolate Z2021 chromosome 17, ASM2448905v1, whole genome shotgun sequence genomic DNA includes:
- the lpar6a gene encoding lysophosphatidic acid receptor 6a, which produces MYNTTVQMESSTQKWVSNFSNLDNNSLPLNTTSCPKNDNFKYPLYSIVFSIVFMVGLITNVAAMYIFTCSLKLRNETTTYMMNLVVSDLLFVLTLPLRVFYFIQQNWPFGSLLCKLSASLFYTNMYGSILFLTCISVDRFLAIVHPFRSRGLRTKRNAKIVCAAVWILVLSGSLPTGFMLDSTNKQKNNTISCFENFSSNQWKSHLSKVVIFIETVGFLIPLILNVVCSAMVLQTLRRPQTVSRGGKLNKKKILRMIIVHLSIFCFCFIPYNVNLVFYALVRTKTLEGCAVESVVRTIYPIALCIAVSNCCFDPIVYYFTSETIQNSIKRKSQMNRSLDVKFSEALQSETSSSLHFSLRSIKNKMFHYESNV; this is translated from the coding sequence ATGTACAACACGACTGTTCAGATGGAGAGTTCGACTCAGAAATGGGTTAGCAACTTCAGCAACTTGGACAATAATTCTCTGCCGCTGAACACCACCAGCTGCCCGAAGAATGACAACTTCAAATATCCACTCTACAGTATTGTGTTTAGCATTGTCTTCATGGTGGGACTCATCACCAATGTAGCAGCCATGTACATTTTTACTTGTTCGCTGAAACTGCGCAATGAGACCACAACGTATATGATGAACCTTGTGGTATCGGACTTGTTATTTGTGCTCACGCTCCCCTTGAGGGTATTTTACTTCATCCAGCAGAACTGGCCATTTGGCAGTCTGCTCTGCAAGCTCTCTGCTTCACTCTTTTACACCAACATGTACGGGAGCATCCTCTTCCTAACATGCATCAGCGTGGACCGCTTTCTCGCCATCGTTCACCCCTTCCGTTCGAGAGGGCTCCGGACCAAACGCAATGCTAAAATCGTGTGCGCCGCCGTTTGGATTCTGGTGCTTTCTGGAAGTCTTCCAACAGGCTTCATGCTGGATAGtacaaacaagcaaaaaaataatacaatatccTGCTTTGAGAACTTCTCCTCAAATCAGTGGAAGAGCCATCTCTCTAAGGTGGTGATCTTCATTGAGACAGTGGGGTTCCTTATCCCTCTGATACTGAACGTGGTTTGCTCCGCTATGGTGCTCCAAACTTTGAGGAGGCCGCAGACTGTCAGTCGAGGAGGGAAGCTGAACAAGAAAAAGATCTTGAGGATGATCATCGTCCACCTCTCCATCTTCTGCTTTTGTTTCATCCCCTACAATGTCAACCTTGTTTTCTACGCACTGGTGCGCACGAAAACCTTGGAGGGCTGCGCAGTGGAATCGGTGGTTCGGACCATCTATCCCATCGCTCTGTGCATCGCTGTGTCCAACTGCTGTTTCGACCCCATCGTCTACTATTTCACCTCGGAGACAATACAAAACTCCATTAAGAGGAAGTCTCAGATGAACCGTTCCTTGGATGTCAAGTTCTCTGAGGCCTTGCAGTCGGAAACATCCTCCTCCCTTCATTTCAGCCTGAGGTCCATAAAGAACAAGATGTTCCATTATGAATCCAACGTATGA